One window from the genome of Deinococcus cellulosilyticus NBRC 106333 = KACC 11606 encodes:
- a CDS encoding ABC transporter ATP-binding protein has product MSILAIQDLHKTYGARPAVQGVNMKIGSGQIYGFLGPNGAGKTTTIRMLLGLIRPSRGNIQLFEQHLNRRALTKVGAIVEAPSAYGHLTGKENLQVVARLRGMSERRIPELLDYVGLKDAQNRVVRGYSLGMKGRLSIAAALMGSPEFLVLDEPTNGLDPNGIREVRELIQSLPQRGITVMVSSHILSEVEQMATHVGIIHQGMMRYEGALKDLQNRSKPTLRIRVSDPEVAFSKLQMSYPQAQLSEKTIELPADPEKAPGIIRELVQQNFDVYSITPHQATLEDLFMNITSKERAQ; this is encoded by the coding sequence ATGAGCATCCTTGCCATTCAAGATTTACACAAGACCTACGGAGCCCGCCCCGCCGTCCAGGGCGTCAACATGAAAATTGGCAGCGGCCAGATCTACGGATTTCTCGGCCCCAACGGAGCAGGAAAAACCACCACCATCCGCATGCTGCTGGGCCTGATCCGTCCCTCCAGAGGCAACATTCAACTCTTTGAACAACACCTCAACCGCCGTGCCCTCACCAAAGTGGGAGCCATTGTGGAAGCCCCCAGTGCCTACGGTCACCTGACCGGCAAAGAAAACCTGCAGGTGGTGGCCCGCCTCAGGGGCATGAGCGAACGCCGCATCCCTGAACTGCTGGACTATGTGGGCCTGAAAGACGCCCAGAACCGGGTGGTGCGCGGTTACTCGCTTGGCATGAAAGGCCGCCTCTCCATCGCCGCAGCCCTGATGGGTTCCCCTGAATTTCTGGTCCTTGATGAACCCACCAACGGCCTTGACCCCAACGGCATCCGTGAAGTGCGCGAACTGATCCAGTCCCTGCCCCAGCGTGGCATCACCGTGATGGTCTCCAGCCACATCCTCTCCGAAGTCGAACAGATGGCCACCCACGTGGGCATCATCCACCAGGGCATGATGCGCTACGAAGGGGCCCTGAAAGACCTGCAGAACCGCTCCAAACCCACCCTGCGCATCCGGGTCAGTGATCCAGAAGTGGCTTTCAGCAAACTGCAAATGTCCTACCCCCAGGCCCAGCTTTCTGAAAAGACCATCGAACTCCCTGCCGATCCTGAGAAGGCCCCTGGCATCATCCGCGAACTGGTGCAGCAGAACTTCGATGTGTACAGCATCACTCCCCACCAGGCCACCCTCGAAGACCTCTTCATGAACATCACCAGCAAGGAGCGTGCACAATGA
- a CDS encoding ABC transporter permease, giving the protein MIGLLQAEALKYRRTPTLLLSIGVPIGLGLLIWAVLTFGSGMSSLKGPAGWKMLGEFMTQMWMQMVLPFGAAIISSQVWGLETQDNHLKHLLVQPITRTQVYFTKLIALIALIGLGILVMGLVYLGIGGIRGFGEGQQVLTLLKNLGLTGLVALPLVTLHLWISMRVKAMTLNISLAVLGVMAAGFAAGSKFWYYIPWTYAPAVLSPKFHDMALILGGSVTLVLILLSVLDFRRRDLH; this is encoded by the coding sequence ATGATCGGTTTGCTGCAAGCAGAAGCCCTGAAATACCGCCGGACCCCCACTTTGCTTCTCTCCATCGGTGTGCCCATCGGACTGGGCCTCCTGATCTGGGCGGTCTTGACCTTCGGCAGTGGAATGAGCAGCCTGAAAGGGCCTGCCGGATGGAAAATGCTCGGAGAATTCATGACCCAGATGTGGATGCAGATGGTGCTTCCCTTCGGTGCAGCCATCATCAGCTCACAGGTGTGGGGTCTGGAAACCCAGGACAACCACCTCAAACACCTGCTGGTCCAGCCCATCACCCGCACCCAGGTGTACTTCACCAAACTGATTGCCCTGATTGCCCTGATCGGCCTTGGCATCCTCGTGATGGGTCTGGTTTACCTCGGAATTGGCGGCATCCGTGGCTTCGGTGAGGGCCAGCAGGTGCTCACCCTCCTCAAGAACCTCGGCCTGACCGGTCTGGTGGCCCTCCCCCTGGTGACCCTGCACCTGTGGATCAGCATGCGCGTCAAGGCCATGACCCTCAACATCTCCCTGGCCGTGCTTGGTGTGATGGCCGCAGGATTCGCCGCTGGCAGCAAGTTCTGGTACTACATTCCCTGGACCTACGCTCCTGCTGTGCTGAGCCCCAAGTTCCACGACATGGCCCTGATTCTGGGTGGCAGCGTGACCCTGGTCCTGATCCTCCTCAGCGTGCTGGACTTCCGCAGAAGAGACCTGCACTGA
- a CDS encoding DUF2867 domain-containing protein, producing MIQTRYRPGQYPQGLLPFIQKADYIEVKRVKTHKPLREFIAGCFSYSPAWLTFLYWLRGQLVPLIGLKGHGAVQMQPISAKDVPFVKGKKAAFFTVMHAEGNLWVSAAKDRHLTAYLAVEKQQDTIQLYTLIEYHHWTGRLYYAVISPFHHVVVNNMIRAGALSTH from the coding sequence ATGATCCAGACCCGTTACCGGCCAGGGCAGTACCCCCAGGGACTTCTCCCCTTCATTCAGAAGGCAGATTACATCGAGGTGAAGCGGGTGAAGACCCATAAACCCCTCAGGGAATTCATCGCTGGATGCTTCTCCTACTCCCCGGCATGGCTGACCTTTCTGTACTGGCTGCGAGGCCAATTGGTTCCCCTGATTGGCCTCAAGGGACATGGTGCTGTCCAGATGCAGCCTATCTCTGCAAAAGACGTTCCTTTTGTGAAAGGCAAAAAAGCTGCCTTTTTCACCGTCATGCATGCGGAGGGGAACCTCTGGGTCTCGGCGGCAAAAGACCGACACCTGACGGCTTACCTTGCAGTTGAAAAACAGCAGGACACCATCCAGCTCTACACCCTGATTGAATACCACCACTGGACCGGGCGGCTGTATTACGCCGTAATTTCCCCTTTCCATCATGTGGTGGTCAACAACATGATTCGTGCCGGAGCCCTCTCCACCCACTGA
- a CDS encoding TetR/AcrR family transcriptional regulator — protein MRKTQEDFFMAGLHLLSKGGVQGLKIDTLCKHLQVTKGSFYHHFAHLNDYEQALLDFYEQVSTLDIIAHLQTIADPRARLRALVRQITTYEPAMEVSFRGWARVDDRARAVQERLDHTREQYVHDLILQIIPEQETATLLARGFYWLFVGSQQASFEHDRAEKARIHLLMLDRLGL, from the coding sequence ATGCGCAAGACCCAAGAAGATTTTTTCATGGCTGGCCTGCACCTGCTGAGCAAAGGTGGCGTTCAGGGGCTCAAAATTGACACCCTGTGCAAACACCTGCAAGTCACCAAAGGGTCTTTCTACCATCACTTTGCCCATCTGAACGACTACGAGCAGGCACTGCTGGATTTTTATGAACAGGTCTCCACCCTGGACATCATTGCCCACCTGCAGACCATTGCAGATCCCAGGGCACGTCTGAGGGCACTGGTCAGACAGATCACCACCTATGAGCCTGCCATGGAAGTCTCTTTCCGGGGATGGGCCAGGGTGGATGACCGTGCACGCGCCGTTCAGGAACGTCTGGACCACACCCGCGAGCAGTACGTGCATGACCTGATCCTGCAGATCATTCCTGAGCAGGAGACCGCCACTTTGCTGGCCAGAGGCTTTTACTGGCTGTTCGTGGGGAGCCAGCAGGCCAGTTTTGAACATGACCGTGCCGAAAAAGCCCGGATTCACCTGCTCATGCTGGACCGACTGGGCCTCTGA
- a CDS encoding TetR/AcrR family transcriptional regulator: protein MFKSDAGDPSNTRNRILSTALGMFRERGVEAVTMREISKAAGVALGSAYYYFPSKEAIVSAYYEHVQDTHHRLVTEQALKTPLLSERMKILFHTKFDVIQHDKKLLGTIFKYAGEPEHPLSVLGAGTMNIQERGLETIRLVLKDQKLPEDTEKLLVLGLWALQMVFIMHFIYDETENQHTTREMIDQTLDLVAQVLNLSTFPMLRPMIQPFLEQVLTIVQKSQVGPRLNR from the coding sequence ATGTTCAAATCTGATGCTGGCGATCCCTCCAACACCCGAAACAGAATCCTGAGCACTGCACTGGGCATGTTCAGAGAGCGTGGGGTTGAGGCCGTTACCATGCGAGAAATCAGCAAGGCTGCCGGAGTGGCCCTGGGTTCGGCCTACTATTACTTTCCCAGCAAGGAAGCCATCGTTTCTGCTTATTATGAACACGTTCAGGACACCCACCACCGTCTGGTCACCGAACAGGCTCTGAAAACCCCTCTGCTTTCTGAGCGCATGAAAATCCTGTTTCACACCAAATTCGATGTGATTCAGCATGACAAGAAACTGCTGGGCACCATCTTCAAATATGCCGGTGAACCAGAGCATCCTCTCAGTGTGCTGGGTGCAGGCACAATGAACATCCAGGAGAGGGGCCTGGAGACCATTCGTCTGGTCCTGAAAGACCAGAAGCTGCCAGAGGACACCGAAAAACTGCTGGTTCTGGGCCTGTGGGCCCTGCAGATGGTCTTCATCATGCACTTCATTTATGACGAGACCGAAAACCAGCACACCACCCGCGAGATGATCGACCAGACCCTCGATCTGGTGGCACAGGTGCTGAACCTGAGCACCTTCCCCATGCTCAGGCCCATGATTCAGCCTTTTCTGGAACAGGTCCTCACCATCGTGCAGAAATCGCAGGTGGGACCCAGATTGAACAGATGA
- a CDS encoding prolyl oligopeptidase family serine peptidase translates to MTEMLDPYLWLEDIEDPRALTWVEHHKQDLQALTSKSEFETLQQQIEQALNANDNIPFPTGRQGMYYNLWRDAKNPRGLWRRTSPESYRTANPDWEILLDLDALAAAEQENWVWKHVEVCPQQPDRALIFLSRGGADAVVMREFDLQTRTFLPDGFQLPEAKQSASWKDADTLWFTSALSEAEKTAAGYPFITREWSRGTGFTEAKIIHSGEPTDAGAWTYNENTAGHHHQVIRQLVHFFDARLLLPWEGEVRVLNKPPRSEAFFFQDQVICWLRQPWTQGGQEFGAGSLLITSVQEALEGQPEYTLLFRPEEAMSVQNVTVTRQHVLVTVLHHVRSEVHAFSRTEGQWVTSRIPVPELAHIELWPEDREGSDAALMTVTGFLTPSTLYRLLPDGTQEILKSNPHYFDPTGLKVEQHFATSKDGTRIPYFQVAAEDLQLDGKNPTLLYGYGGFENARTPIYSASMGLGWLRKGGVYVLSNIRGGSEYGPAWHQAALRENRQRAFDDFIAIAEHLIERGVTSAEHLGVRGGSNGGLLTSVMLTQRPDLFKAVVSEVPLTDMQRYHKLLAGASWMAEYGNPETDDWNFIHKYSPYHNTRPASEQKYPRSLFLSSTRDDRVHPGHARKMVARLKEQGQDVLYYENTEGGHAGSANNRQMAHWQSLIYTFLWNELN, encoded by the coding sequence ATGACTGAAATGTTAGACCCTTATCTATGGCTGGAAGACATTGAAGACCCCAGAGCCCTTACATGGGTGGAGCACCACAAGCAGGACCTGCAGGCCCTCACCTCAAAGTCAGAATTTGAAACCCTGCAGCAACAAATTGAGCAGGCCCTCAATGCCAACGACAACATTCCCTTTCCCACAGGCAGACAGGGCATGTATTACAACCTCTGGAGGGACGCAAAGAACCCGAGAGGACTCTGGCGCAGAACCAGTCCGGAGTCTTACCGGACAGCAAACCCGGATTGGGAAATTCTGCTGGATCTGGATGCCCTTGCAGCAGCAGAGCAGGAAAACTGGGTCTGGAAACATGTGGAGGTCTGCCCCCAGCAGCCAGACCGTGCCCTCATCTTCCTGTCCAGAGGGGGAGCAGATGCTGTGGTCATGCGCGAATTTGACCTGCAGACCCGCACTTTCCTGCCAGATGGCTTCCAGCTTCCAGAAGCCAAACAGTCTGCAAGCTGGAAAGATGCTGACACCCTGTGGTTCACTTCCGCACTCTCTGAGGCAGAAAAAACGGCAGCAGGGTACCCCTTCATCACCCGTGAATGGTCCAGGGGAACAGGTTTCACTGAGGCAAAGATCATTCACTCCGGGGAACCCACAGATGCAGGGGCCTGGACCTACAATGAAAACACAGCCGGACACCACCATCAGGTGATCCGGCAACTGGTGCACTTCTTTGATGCCCGCTTGCTGCTTCCCTGGGAGGGTGAAGTGCGGGTGCTGAACAAACCTCCTCGCTCAGAGGCCTTCTTTTTCCAGGATCAGGTGATCTGCTGGTTGCGCCAGCCCTGGACCCAGGGAGGCCAGGAGTTTGGTGCAGGAAGCCTGCTCATCACCTCTGTGCAGGAGGCACTGGAGGGACAGCCTGAGTACACTTTGCTTTTCAGGCCAGAAGAAGCCATGTCGGTGCAAAACGTCACGGTCACCCGGCAGCATGTGCTTGTGACGGTGCTGCACCATGTGCGCAGTGAAGTCCATGCCTTTTCCAGAACAGAAGGGCAGTGGGTGACCTCCAGAATCCCCGTTCCAGAACTCGCTCACATTGAACTCTGGCCTGAAGATCGAGAAGGCAGTGACGCTGCCCTGATGACGGTGACTGGATTTTTGACCCCCAGCACCCTTTACCGCCTGCTGCCTGATGGAACGCAGGAAATCCTGAAGTCCAACCCCCATTACTTCGATCCCACAGGATTGAAAGTGGAGCAGCATTTTGCAACCAGCAAAGATGGCACCCGCATTCCCTACTTTCAGGTGGCTGCAGAAGACCTTCAGCTGGATGGAAAGAACCCCACCCTGCTTTACGGCTATGGTGGCTTCGAGAATGCCAGAACCCCCATCTACAGTGCCAGCATGGGCCTTGGGTGGCTGAGAAAAGGCGGGGTGTATGTGCTCTCCAACATCCGGGGAGGCAGTGAATACGGACCGGCCTGGCACCAGGCGGCACTCAGGGAAAACCGCCAGCGTGCCTTCGATGACTTCATTGCCATTGCCGAGCACCTGATTGAGCGTGGGGTCACCTCTGCAGAACACCTCGGGGTCAGGGGAGGCAGCAATGGAGGTCTCTTGACCAGTGTCATGCTCACCCAGCGTCCAGACCTCTTCAAAGCCGTGGTTTCCGAGGTTCCCCTGACCGACATGCAGCGCTACCACAAGCTGCTGGCCGGAGCAAGCTGGATGGCCGAATACGGAAATCCAGAAACCGACGACTGGAACTTCATTCATAAGTACAGCCCCTACCACAACACCCGACCTGCCTCTGAGCAGAAATATCCCAGATCGCTGTTCCTGAGTTCCACCCGGGATGATCGGGTTCACCCTGGGCATGCCCGAAAAATGGTGGCCCGACTCAAAGAGCAGGGGCAGGATGTCCTGTACTACGAGAACACCGAGGGAGGACATGCAGGGTCTGCCAACAACCGACAGATGGCCCACTGGCAGTCCCTGATCTACACCTTCCTGTGGAATGAGCTCAACTGA
- a CDS encoding SIMPL domain-containing protein, producing MKQDFPQLLIGLLLLGIALVVCAYIAVSGFRDIKKADDIITVTGSTKQAITSDYVIWDFSISTQGTELQNLYTEISTAARTVDAFLDTQSLTPEERIEDAIVTEPTTFYNRDENGRESSVKGYILRKHYQLRSKDVKKVPAINQAASNLIAKGIPLESSPLQYLYTQLPELRIKLLEEATKDARERASIMVKSAGSDLGPMKSARMGVFQITPRFTTQVDDYGSFDTTSLEKDVTAVVTVSFAVQ from the coding sequence ATGAAGCAAGATTTCCCACAATTACTCATCGGCTTACTGCTCCTTGGAATTGCCCTTGTCGTGTGCGCCTACATTGCGGTTTCTGGGTTCAGAGACATCAAGAAAGCAGACGACATCATCACGGTGACCGGCTCCACCAAACAGGCCATCACCTCGGATTACGTGATCTGGGATTTCTCCATCAGCACCCAGGGCACCGAACTGCAAAACCTCTACACCGAGATCAGCACCGCCGCCAGAACGGTGGATGCTTTTCTGGACACCCAGAGCCTCACCCCTGAAGAGCGCATTGAGGATGCCATCGTCACCGAACCGACCACCTTCTACAACCGGGATGAAAATGGTCGCGAATCCAGTGTCAAAGGGTACATCCTGCGCAAGCATTACCAGCTTCGCAGCAAGGATGTGAAGAAGGTTCCTGCCATCAATCAGGCCGCCAGCAATCTGATTGCCAAGGGCATCCCTCTGGAATCCAGCCCTTTGCAGTACCTTTACACACAGCTTCCCGAGCTTCGCATCAAACTGCTTGAGGAGGCCACCAAAGACGCCAGAGAGCGTGCCAGCATCATGGTGAAGAGTGCAGGCAGTGACCTTGGTCCCATGAAGAGTGCCCGGATGGGGGTTTTTCAGATCACCCCCCGCTTCACCACCCAGGTGGATGATTATGGCTCTTTTGACACCACCAGTCTAGAAAAAGACGTGACAGCAGTGGTCACAGTCAGTTTCGCTGTGCAGTAA
- a CDS encoding GNAT family N-acetyltransferase, translating to MLEIVRITDWNDPRIDEFGELQNRAYFDPDMLIPMWVIKQMMQNPSPHRNDALLVAVEDDRVLGGSVFHYLPPAHAGFSSILAVDPEARGKGVARALHHARWETLTEMAKAPPRAVFIDVVAPDRLSEEELAREREYGFDPCGRRKVFKHLGFKQLDIEYHQPVGGLDGGPVTNMDLLIYAPNLRDVFPLDWVLDTMHAYWVPWLGSERAHQATEELRARAKTDPVDLLPPDHMCGP from the coding sequence ATGCTGGAAATTGTCAGAATCACTGACTGGAACGACCCGAGAATTGACGAATTTGGTGAGCTTCAGAACCGCGCTTATTTCGACCCGGACATGCTGATCCCCATGTGGGTGATCAAACAGATGATGCAAAACCCCAGCCCTCACCGCAATGATGCTCTGCTGGTCGCTGTGGAAGATGACAGGGTGCTCGGGGGGAGTGTGTTTCATTACCTGCCTCCTGCCCACGCAGGTTTTTCCAGCATCCTGGCTGTAGACCCTGAAGCCCGTGGAAAAGGGGTCGCCAGAGCCCTGCATCATGCCCGCTGGGAAACCCTCACAGAGATGGCCAAGGCCCCTCCCAGAGCTGTTTTCATTGATGTGGTGGCTCCAGACCGCCTCAGCGAAGAAGAACTGGCCCGTGAAAGGGAGTACGGGTTTGACCCCTGTGGCAGGAGGAAGGTTTTCAAGCACCTGGGGTTCAAGCAGCTGGACATTGAATACCACCAGCCTGTCGGAGGACTGGATGGGGGGCCTGTCACCAACATGGACCTGCTGATCTACGCCCCCAATTTGCGGGATGTTTTTCCGCTGGACTGGGTGCTCGATACCATGCACGCCTACTGGGTGCCCTGGCTGGGCAGTGAAAGGGCCCATCAGGCCACCGAGGAATTGAGGGCCAGAGCGAAAACCGACCCGGTGGACCTGCTACCACCCGACCACATGTGCGGTCCATAG
- a CDS encoding M20/M25/M40 family metallo-hydrolase gives MQNLKPFIDQARLDLAELVALESVSAQGRMLAETANRVSEMLQAEGFTVQAYLGDVAPILVAEAGEGPRTLLIYNHYDVQPESPIELWDSPPFEATERDGRLYGRGISDDKGEFISRLAAVRALKAQNGGKLPLKVKWLIEGEEEIGSPSLARFVHEHASELQADGCWWEFGSIDPEGRPIIYAGLKGIICLELRAKVSDSDLHSSLGAVVDNPLYKLSRAIASMRDASGKVTIDGFYDDVRAPSEADLEAVRNIPDESAATRQAYGIKGYLGGVSGEAYYRRLIFEPCLNVNGFHGGYGDAGSKTVLPAEGFVKIDFRLVPDQSPERILELLRAHLDGQGLEDIEIIELESHEHPARSDVADPFVQTALQVASEVHGKPAVLQPSSAGSGPMHPFIEAIGLPVIAAGIGNHASRVHAPNENIVIAHFEKGIEFGLRFMERLSKL, from the coding sequence ATGCAAAACCTGAAACCCTTCATCGATCAGGCCAGACTTGACCTTGCCGAACTGGTCGCACTCGAATCGGTCTCTGCCCAGGGCCGCATGCTGGCCGAAACCGCCAACCGGGTGAGTGAAATGCTGCAGGCAGAAGGCTTCACTGTGCAGGCTTACCTGGGAGATGTGGCCCCCATTCTGGTCGCAGAGGCCGGAGAGGGTCCCAGAACCCTCCTCATCTACAACCACTACGATGTGCAGCCCGAAAGTCCCATTGAGCTCTGGGATTCCCCACCTTTCGAGGCCACCGAGCGGGATGGTCGCCTGTATGGCCGGGGCATCAGCGATGACAAGGGAGAATTCATTTCCCGTCTGGCTGCAGTGCGTGCCCTGAAAGCCCAGAATGGTGGAAAGCTCCCCCTCAAGGTCAAATGGCTGATCGAAGGGGAAGAGGAGATTGGCAGCCCCAGTCTGGCCCGTTTCGTCCATGAGCATGCCAGCGAACTGCAGGCCGATGGTTGCTGGTGGGAATTCGGCAGCATCGACCCCGAAGGCAGACCCATCATCTACGCAGGCCTGAAAGGCATCATCTGCCTGGAACTGAGAGCAAAAGTCTCTGATTCGGACCTGCACTCCAGCCTGGGTGCAGTGGTGGACAATCCCCTCTACAAGCTCTCCAGGGCCATTGCCAGCATGCGTGACGCTTCTGGAAAAGTCACCATCGATGGCTTTTACGACGATGTGAGGGCCCCCTCCGAAGCAGATCTGGAGGCTGTCCGGAACATTCCTGATGAAAGTGCAGCCACGCGTCAGGCCTACGGGATCAAAGGTTACCTGGGAGGGGTGTCAGGAGAGGCCTACTACAGACGCCTGATCTTTGAGCCCTGCCTGAACGTCAACGGCTTTCATGGTGGATATGGGGATGCAGGCAGCAAAACGGTGCTTCCAGCAGAAGGCTTTGTCAAAATCGACTTCAGACTGGTGCCCGACCAGAGCCCTGAACGCATTCTGGAACTGCTGAGGGCCCACCTGGACGGCCAGGGCCTGGAAGACATCGAAATCATTGAACTGGAAAGCCATGAGCACCCGGCCCGCAGCGATGTTGCTGATCCTTTCGTGCAAACGGCCCTTCAGGTGGCCTCAGAAGTGCACGGCAAACCTGCAGTTTTGCAGCCCAGCAGTGCAGGCAGTGGCCCAATGCATCCCTTCATTGAGGCCATCGGGCTCCCTGTCATTGCTGCAGGCATCGGAAACCACGCTTCCAGGGTGCATGCCCCCAACGAGAACATCGTGATTGCCCACTTTGAAAAAGGCATCGAATTTGGTCTCAGGTTCATGGAGAGGCTCTCGAAGCTGTAA
- a CDS encoding DJ-1/PfpI family protein has protein sequence MKTVGIYIFDEAEVMDFSAPFEAFSVANRLKKRLGEPEPYEVLLIAEKDHPIRGRNNFQVLPHHTIENHPALDVLIVAGGVVTEELKKSAVIEWIRQVHEGTETTASICTGAFLLAEAGLLEGKTATTHWEDLGDLQKAYPQVNIQEGIPFTQEGKVFTSAGVSAGMILSLHLIGLEHGMDFAVRVAKQIEFPFEVQSAEPLKVTL, from the coding sequence ATGAAAACTGTTGGGATCTACATCTTTGACGAAGCAGAAGTGATGGATTTCAGTGCCCCCTTTGAAGCGTTCAGTGTGGCCAACCGCCTGAAAAAACGCCTTGGTGAACCCGAGCCGTATGAGGTCCTTCTGATTGCTGAAAAGGATCACCCGATCAGGGGCAGAAACAACTTTCAGGTGCTGCCCCACCACACCATTGAAAACCATCCTGCCCTGGACGTTTTGATTGTGGCTGGAGGTGTGGTCACCGAAGAACTCAAGAAATCCGCTGTGATTGAGTGGATCAGGCAGGTGCATGAAGGGACAGAGACCACAGCTTCCATCTGCACAGGCGCATTCCTGCTGGCAGAGGCAGGACTCCTTGAAGGCAAAACAGCAACCACACACTGGGAGGATCTGGGGGACCTGCAGAAAGCCTATCCTCAGGTCAACATTCAGGAAGGCATCCCTTTCACTCAGGAAGGGAAGGTCTTCACTTCAGCCGGAGTCTCGGCAGGGATGATCCTGAGCCTGCATCTGATCGGACTCGAGCATGGAATGGATTTTGCGGTTCGGGTGGCGAAACAGATCGAATTCCCTTTTGAGGTTCAGAGCGCAGAACCCCTCAAAGTTACCCTTTAG
- a CDS encoding dual specificity protein phosphatase family protein, whose amino-acid sequence MFWKRPSPKISVSGVHDLALRGVSHIISINDPDRAPPREVLQSDAEVLVLKFSDTFESLAGSDPPTLQHLQAVKAFIEEERQQIRRVHVHCKVGTSRSTAVALLVMHLLEPQKSEAELVQMLKKVRRQAAPNPLIIRLMDQQEGTHFAEALSYT is encoded by the coding sequence ATGTTCTGGAAACGTCCCTCTCCCAAAATCAGTGTTTCTGGTGTGCATGATCTGGCCCTCAGGGGGGTCAGTCACATCATCTCCATCAATGACCCGGATCGGGCTCCTCCCAGAGAGGTCTTGCAGAGTGATGCAGAAGTGCTGGTTCTCAAGTTCTCAGACACTTTCGAAAGTCTGGCAGGCAGCGATCCTCCAACCCTGCAGCACCTTCAGGCAGTGAAGGCGTTTATTGAAGAGGAAAGGCAGCAGATTCGCAGGGTGCATGTGCATTGCAAGGTGGGAACAAGCCGCTCCACAGCAGTGGCTTTGCTGGTGATGCACCTTCTGGAACCCCAGAAATCAGAAGCAGAACTGGTTCAGATGCTCAAAAAGGTCAGGCGTCAGGCAGCCCCCAATCCGCTGATCATCCGTCTGATGGATCAGCAGGAAGGCACGCACTTTGCAGAAGCATTAAGTTACACCTGA
- the rpsO gene encoding 30S ribosomal protein S15, which produces MSINKTEVIQQYATKEGDTGSTAVQIAILTARINNLSAHLNVNQKDKHGQRGLQMMVGQRRRLLRYLERSDFQGYIELTDKLGIRRGHAQVK; this is translated from the coding sequence ATGAGCATCAACAAGACCGAAGTGATCCAGCAGTACGCAACCAAAGAAGGCGACACCGGCAGCACCGCAGTGCAGATTGCCATCCTCACCGCCCGCATCAACAACCTTTCTGCTCACCTGAACGTGAACCAGAAAGACAAGCACGGCCAGCGCGGCCTGCAGATGATGGTCGGTCAGCGCCGCCGCCTGCTGCGTTACCTGGAGCGCAGCGACTTCCAGGGCTACATCGAACTGACCGACAAGCTCGGCATTCGCCGTGGTCACGCACAGGTCAAGTAA